The genomic window GGTCGTGATGTGGTAGCTGTGTCACAAGAGACCAGCGATGACTGCCGATTGTACTATAAAACATAAACATATAACATTTGTACTATAGTAATTACTATCTAAGAGTTTTCGAGTGAATGCCTAAAGCTATACGTGTTATTATCCCTAATGTGAACTTATTTTCTGTTTAACTAGATGTACAAACTACTCTTTCTGCACCCAATTCATTTAATTACATTAGTAGACTCTCGTATTCCATTTGTTACTAAGATTTTGTCATGATACAAAGTTGTTATATTAGTGCATTTATCAAGTCAAAATATTAGGCAAAATGGAATGTGCATTTGATATGATTCGTAATgtctataaataatttattactaatttttattcagatctatttgtttcaatttcattgtAAAAGGTTGAAATTGAATACAGACGATATGTCCAATCTTGGTAAATTGCTTTGTAAATTGCTTAAATATTGCTTCGCTTCCATGTCGGTGAATGTTAAATCAAACTCGTACTATTATTTCGTTAGCATGCACGTACATAGTATCGTATCATGCTGATCATCCTGATTCTACTATTGTTACATACCCTAAGTACCTTTAATAACGGTGGAAGATATAATTAGAGGCTATGATTGCTGACTAACCATCTACTTGGTACATTTGTGGAATGTTCATTTATACATCGCAAATAGATGTTGAAGTTCCATGTACGATGTAGAGGGAAAAAATCTAACTAGactgtttaaaattacttgGGATTCGAACACCCGAGCactgatttttttcgtttcttattCTACTAAGTGAGTGATGAGAAGAGAAGTTGTAATCCAGCAATCACACTTAACAGAAAAAGTGAGATCATGTCAGAATAATATATAACTTTAATTATGAGACGTGAAATACTTGAAACTTTTAGGTTTCTAAGTACATTATTATAGACTGGGTATCTCCATGCGTATATCCTGACAATATTGGTTGTTATTATCAAGTATTGAATATGTACTGTGAACAGGATCCTCTTACTAAATGGcgaacaacatttttttctggtTCACCTTGTTAGCGTGGAGGGTATCTCGATTTGTGAAGttactttttcttattcatgCAAACCTGATGAAATCTCAGCTACTGTATATTATTTCACACAATTCCCCTAACTCATATCCGACtgattgatgaaatatttcgaTGATGATTAGTGATAATTATATGCCCAGGAATAAAGCCAACGGAATGTGTACAGTGGAGAGTTATAAATCACGCAAGGTCAGAATATTTTAACAAAGTAGTATGTCTAATTACTGTatgtttttataatatacttggtacatttttttgcaaaccaGAATAACGTAGTGATTATAAATTGGAATTCCTTGGTAAGTGTTTTTATGCGGTAGTGAACATCTGTGATTTCTTAATTGATGGTAATGGTCGTATCACAAGAAATTCAACTTCTTTGTTGagtattttattgttattattgctACACATTAGACGCCGTTGAATTTTGGAGAATAAAGACATCACGTATATAGATGCCACATGTTAagtaattgataattttttaagatttaCCGACACAAGAAATTTAACACCCGAGCTGCGTCACCATTTATTGAATGAGTACTTTGCAAAGACTACTGTTGGCGGTACGCTTTGTAGCGTTGTAGATTAGCGACCATTCATTTAACGATGGGAACTTTTCTGCCGAactaaaataataaaaaaaattctttttcctttcagttaaaaatattgatttttgcaGAATGCTACGATGATTTGTTCGATACATGTTTTCGGATGGTTCACGGAAAAATGAGTGCAATCAGCTGTAATCTGTTGCAACAATCGATTTGCAAAAATAAACCGACAACCACAGAAATTTTCTCGTATGTTTGCAGTTGTTCATTCTACGTTCTGATTGTGTTTGTTAATTTGCTTGGgatccaattagtcggaaaaacCTTACATAGATCGATTCTAggataaaaagtttttgagTACCAAAGCTGCAAAACGAACGTTAattaattcgaattttttcagaaatttttttactgattTCGAACAGcattggaataaaatttatctgaaCCAAAGAAAACTCTAAGCGAATCCACGCCTGCGTTTTCCATATCCCCAAAATAGTAGCGCCTTCCGACACGAAACAAGTTTTTGGAACTCATTTTCGAAGTGCACGGATGATAAATGCATGTCGGCAAACGACTTTATTCTGTCGTATTTTGCATCACGAATGCAGTACATATTTACCACAGCAAAATGCCATTATAATAGTTGTAACTGAACAAATCACAAACATCAACGATTGATATTACTTGGCATGGCAGTAcgataaaataattgacaacTTTTATGAGCTCGCAATCACTGGAAACTTTCTGCAAAACATTGTCTCTCGGTTTTAAGCATctatgaaatattgaaatttcattttatcaacatgttcgcaattttttgtttctatatATGGAAAATTATCCAGTTGAACATGGTCCGAGGCTAAATGGCTAAGGTGCTTGGCTGTGCAGCACTCGACCAACCAAGAAAGCCATCCTATAACCTGCGGCCATGAATGCATAGTGGTTGCAGTTTTTAGCGAAGATTTGGTCATCTGCCCCGGATAGCTTCTAGGCAATTCTTAGCAGTTCTTCGAGATAATTTACAATCGTTAACGGATATGTAACACTTAACAGTTTGACCAatagattcgaaattttgacagATACTGTCAATGTTATCAGTTTCAGGCTCCTATTGTTGTTGAGAAAACTTGTTTGCGTAATCACTCTGAGgtagaaatatattttactcgGTATTTTAGCTTTGAAACCATTTTCCCCCAACGGTCGATTGTCTTTCGCGATGTGTTCAGTCCGAATCCTACGTGCCTTCTCGGCCGACGGTGATCTTCGCATGTTGCTGCTAAATGGTGGACACGAAGATCTCACAGTACTACCGACTGGTATTTAGAGTGACTGCATTTTGTTGGGGAGTCGCCGATCCATATTGAGAGGGATGAATTCTCGCTGTAGATAAACGATTTGAAGACAAATGGTTTTACGGATTTTTGATGAACGCTCAAATTATTGGTTTTCGTGATTCTAGTAGATTTTAGCTGTGCGTAACGCATGGTAAAAATGTTTCGTTGAATCGAATACCTCGCTGTTTAAAACTCCATTAACTGGGGATATCACATTAACCTTTAGAGGGCCGATCTGGTTCTTCGAAGAGTCAGCAGATAACTCGGAAACTCCACCAGACGTGTTGACTATTTATAtgcataaattataattttaaaaattgtcgaatttCAAGGGAAAAATGTCGGCACTCCAGAGGTTAAACAACACACGCCGAATACGCTACCGCTTGCGGTGGTGTGTAAACGAGCACATGtgattcattcaatttcaataaatatatgttattgataattatttatcgttattttcttgtacaatttaGGCCCGAATCCTTCAACAATaatcgaaatttgaagtaaGTTCAGCCTATCTCCAATCTatgcataaaaaatgaaacgccGCGTTAAGTGTGTCGGAGGAAACAGGCGTTATTCATTAGCTTTTGTCTAAGTCTCCCGAtgtcttcatttttcgactatttagtatgcaaaaaatttaaaatcctAATATCGATTTAAAAGAGGAATTATGGATTAATTGGATCCTTCGGAATGCGAGAAAGACCAACAACTGagaaaatgtggaaaaatgTGGAGAAATATTCTGTTTTGCGACTTTAAGTTTAGACCCGCAGCGCGCAACGATTCTagactgaaaaaattcagagtaactgtaatacatcacggatgctcTAATTTTCAgccagatgaaatggatgctccgtatatgaaacagtatttaacgcagtgtcctgatttgaagacctaaaaaggtgattgtcggcgattttttttttgatggggagaaaaagaaagatgcttcttaaaacttcgagtgtattttaacacacatttgaaaggtacaagcaaaaatttttatcatccaactgtcgcagaacggcatcGTTATCAGCTGGCCCGTtaacttaaaaaaatatctttagtcaacggctgaccatcgaagggcctagccgcttgagtctggaattggcaggaaagataaagtgcgtatttcttgtctgaaatgtagaaactaaaatcatttgacatcatatcatatcatatatcatacatcatacatcttACTTGGTATTAaagttcggatgttcagaaagtgacgtcacccaaaattttttttctcctgacGTCATCGATGTagaatcagctagccgaattcctcagtttggaaacaaccgcgcagtagagcggcgTACGAGAAtggcgctccgcagatttcgagtaccgagTTCTCTACTTCCtgatcctgcgctccaggtccgctacctggtgcaactcgacttccaggacgaGCGCTCTGTAGTTTCTGCGTTCAAGGTCTACTACCTGGTGgaacttgacttccaggacaagcgcttcgtagtttctgcgctccagatccgctacctggtggaaCTCGAGTTCAggaacaagcgctccgtagttcttgCGCTCCAgatccgctacctggtgaaactcgacttccaggacgagcgctccgtagtttctgcgctcaagtTCTACTACCTGGTGgaacttgacttccaggacaagcgctccacGGTTCCTGCCCTCCACGTCCGCGACCCGGTGAATCTCGACTCtcggtggacgaggaggacgaggatttctgCACGGTGAGTAATACAtttctataatatttaatggcaatggtgattttattctatctagaattttttgaacttatcatgtttataataaattatgtcaattcatttttcgcgcaaccccaaattcagtagctatcatTGTACGAGTAAAATATCTATaactttttataattttctcaatattcTTGGTCAGATTTGtcagtaaaaaaataacattaatccttacacattatttttgatgtgttctaatactgaaaatatttattagtactCGAGGTATgacccgaggtggttggcggtggtctcgttagaggtggttggcggtggttagAGGTTATCGGAGGTGGTTGGGGGTAGTTGTGGGTgatcgaggtggacgaggaggaggacgaggaagacgaggagaacaaggggAACaaagaggacgaggatttgtgctcggtgagtaaaacatttttataatatttgatggcaattgtaattatatttcatctaaatttttttacacttgtcttgtttacaataaattatttcaattcatttttcgcgcacgcacaaattcagtagctatgaatgcGCCAATAGAAGTTATTGtattatcaattaataaattaattatattaatcctcacACAATATTTTGAAGTGTTCTTATGCTGCAAATATGTATTACTGTTCAAGgcataacccgaggtggttatcgatggtcgttggaggtggttgacggTGGCTGGCGGTAATAGAAGGTGGTTggaaaagaaggagaaggCGGTAGAGGAGAACGAAAAGGACGAGGACGAAGACGAGAAGGAGGACTAGGTGAACGAGGAGAACGGAGGTGGTCGAAGGTAGTAGGGGGTGGTAGGCAGGAGTAGTAAGATTAGGAAAAGGAATAGGAGTGGGAGTAGGTGTAAAAGTAGGATTAGAAGTGTTAGGTGTTGCAGTAGGAGTtggagtagaagtagaagtagaaTTAGGAGAAGTAGGAggtagccttactttttcttcatttttggagccaaaaGTTTTTGGAGTTTACTTCTTAAGAAACGATTTGAGTTATAGGGCCCGGTACGGAAATTATATGAGGAGTAAAATCAAGTGTAACACGAAAATTTGAGGCGTTatagaaagagacaaacaCATATATTGAACGtgcaaaagaatgagatgGAATACATTACACAGCGTATCCTATACTCGGGGTCTCCTCTTTGTGCGGTGCAGCGGTGCTTCGTAGTCTCACTGTATAGTCACTACCTTTGGTCTGGGAGTTGAATGTGTGCGCATGTTTGTACGTGTGTGTTGTGTGCCTGCGTATGAATTTATAAGACGTGACGTTATCCcgtcaaaatatttgaaaatatggaagaaattgatttagaTGATAATGAAGAAGAATCCGAAAAACACATGGATGCTGTTAATTCGTAAGCTTATCGTTTacatttacaaataatatacatttcaaATACAAACAACTAAATCTTTTATTtagtgtttttattatttttgattaattaatttaatatattttatattcatgtatTATTTCCTTTACTTATATTAACCCTTAGCAGCACACATTTTTCCGTGCTTACTATcgacttgaattttgtactcaagggtttttggggtcgctgattacgaatccgcactcaaaattttaaaattcaagatggcggattcaatatggcggaccaaACGTGCAAAACCTCGTTTGACTTGAGCGAAAGTTGGTACTCGGGGGTTTCcagggtcgctgattacgaatccgcactcaaaaaatggaaattcgATATGGCGGTTCCATTATGGCGGAGCGAAAcgcgaaaaaaagtttgacgAGAGCGAAAGTGGGTACCCGGGGGTTTTCAGGgtcgttgattacgaatccgcACTCAAAAGTTAGGAATTCAAGATatcggatccaatatggcggacggaAGATGTGAAGTCGTTTGACGGGAACAATAGTTGGTACTCAGGGGTTTTTGCAGTGACTTACTACGAACATGCActcaaaatgtgaaaatttttgaagttatatGAAAAATCCAGATAATTACAGATATATGATtgtttctcttatcattttgaaaaatgcgttcatttattctctttttctataagatatatatcataattatcgttCGTGAGGAGTAAAATCCAGTCGTGCGTTGGAGCTGCCACACACTTTTCTTgatctcagattcgatttgaatgacccttacctgactaattggaccttcaggaactcagaaaaggCAGCCAGATTAGCAttggaccaacaggagagaaatagcgagcgaaaaagcacctgctgaaaaatgtcaaaaacacaggttctcgtttttcggctgtaacttttgatgcgttgatcgcagcgtattgggactgcgcccaatcgatttttctcgcaaaattacgtcggaatagtgccacaaataatcaattcaagcacttttggaaatcgcgaaaattttcgccaaatatgcaaaggggttagccttactttttttttgggcaaaaaacttttggtctcagattcgatttaaatgacccttatctgaccaattggaccctcaggaactcagaaatcgcagcgaaacgagcgtaggaccaacaggagagaaatggcgagcgaaaaggcacctgctgaaaatgacgaaaattgaggttctggttttttggctgtaacttttgatgcgttgatcgcagcgtattgggactgcgtccagtcgttttctcttgcaaaattacgtcgaaattgTCCATAAAAGACTTCATaccagcgcttttcaaaatcgcgagaattttcgccaaaaatgcaaaggggttagccttactttttttttgggcaaaaaacttttggtctcagattcgatttgaatgacgcttatctgaccaattggaccctcaggaacccagaaatcgcagcgaaaagagcgtaagaccaacagaagagaaatggcgagcgaaaaggcacctgctgaaaaatgtcttaaacacaggttctctttttttgcctgtaacttgtgatgcgttgatcgcagcgtattgggactgcgcccaatcgatttctctcgtaaaattacgtcggaatagtgccacaaataatcaattccagcaattttggaaatcgcgaaaattttcgccaaaaatgcaaaggggttagccttactttttttttgggcaaaaaacttttggtctcagattcgatttaaatgacccttatctgaccaattggaccctcaggaactcagaaatcgcagcgaaacgagcgtaggaccaacaggagagaaatggcgagcgaaaaagcacctgctaaaaaatgtcgaaaattcaggttctggtttgttggctgtaacttgtgattcgttgatcgtagcgtattggaactgcgcccaatcgatttctctcgcaaaactacgccggaatagtgccacaattaatcatttccagcacttttgaaaatcgcgaaaattttcgccaaaaatggaaaggggttagccttactttttttttgggcaaaaaacttttggtctcagattcgatttgaatgacccttatctgaccaattgaaccctcaggaactcagaaatcgcagcgaaaagagcgtaggaccaacaggagaaaaatggcgagcgaaaaagcacctgctgaaaaatgtcgaaaattgaggttttggttttttggctgtaacttttgattcgttgatcgtagcgtattggaactgcacccaatcgatttctctcgcaaaattacatcggtatagtgccacaattaatcattttcagcacttttgaaaatcgcgaaaattttcgccaaaaatggaaaggggttagcctgactttttttttgggcaaaaaacttttggtctcagattcgatttgaatgacccttatctgaccaattgaaccctcaggaactcagaaatcgcagcgaaaagagcgtaggaccaacaggagagaaatggcgagcgaaaagcacctgctgaaaaatgtcgaaaattcaggttctggttttttggctgtaacttgtgatgcgttgatcgcagcgtattggtactgcgcccaatcgatttctctcgcaaaattacgccggaatagtgccacaattaatcagttccagcacttttgaaaatcgcgaaaattttcgccaaaaatggaaaggggttagccttactttttttttgggcaaaaaacttttggtctcagattcgatttgaatgacccttatctgaccaattgaaccctcaggaactcagaaatcgcagcgaaaagagcgtaggaccaacaggagagaaatggcgagcgaaaagcacctgctgaaaaatgtcgaaaattcaggttctggttttttggctgtaactggtgatgcgttgatcgcagcgtattggaactgcgcccaatcgatttctctcgcaaaattacgccggaatagtgccacaattaatcatttccagcacttttgaaaatcgcgaaaattttcgccaaaaatggaaaggggttagccttactttttttttgggcaaaaaacttttggtctcagattcgatttgaatgacccttatctgaccaattggaccctcaggaactcagaaatcgcagcgaaacgagcgtaggaccaacaggagagaaatggcgagcgaaaaggcacctgctgaaaatgacgaaaattgaggttctggttttttggctgtaacttgtgatgcgttgatcgcagcgtattggaactgcgaccaatcgatttctctcgcaaaattacgccggaatggtgccacaattaatcatttccagcacttttgaaaatcgcgaaaattttcgccaaaaatggaaaggggttagccttactttttttttgggcaaaaaacttttggtctcagattcgatttgaatgacgcttatctgaccaattggaccctcaggaactcagaaatcgcagcga from Neodiprion lecontei isolate iyNeoLeco1 chromosome 1, iyNeoLeco1.1, whole genome shotgun sequence includes these protein-coding regions:
- the LOC124296615 gene encoding uncharacterized protein LOC124296615, coding for MYYSPCRNPRPPRPPRVEIHRVADVEGRNRGALVLEVKFHQVVELERRNYGALVLEVEFHQVADLERRNYEALVLEVKFHQVVDLERRNYRALVLEVELHQVADLERRIRK